In Bordetella holmesii ATCC 51541, the following proteins share a genomic window:
- a CDS encoding diguanylate cyclase domain protein produces MDEGSLSLWTTRRRMTLKQALLALGAVCALPACLIAAAVAYEDYTLREQRVYQSVVETARAVGAGLEHDRNTVEGGLRVLAASEELRHVDLAGLSGRMVQIMSLQGVDGFVLADGAGRILLNVGDAHCATRIPDTLLAARLRPEAVAVSGVQSGARAGQACLLMGLPVRLGESADHALYAKVRSDRLSQALRRYPLISGWVVAVLDDSGHIVARSRDELNHVGSASTPSLMQAVSEGTEGILHTMTRDGVDVLTAFTRIPGGSVAVGAPSATLRSGLYRSMSLAMVSGLLVLVAALMVAYALARSITRSVRALITPAEALGRGAPVWVPETSFRETEELAAALVHAARTLTRAREQAYHDPLTGLNNRLLFRELAQLTMRTAQREKRPLALLMLDLDGFKAVNDQHGHAAGDSVLKQAARRMTETVRGSDVVARLGGDEFVVLLPGADALAAERVASLLIAVLSYPFAGVSASIGVSVGIALFPQDGATLDVLLDRADRALYEAKRAGRSCYRGAQAREALAGVAAE; encoded by the coding sequence ATGGATGAAGGCTCTCTCTCGCTGTGGACGACGCGGCGGCGCATGACTCTCAAGCAGGCCTTGCTGGCCCTGGGGGCGGTATGTGCGTTGCCCGCCTGCCTGATTGCGGCTGCCGTCGCTTACGAGGATTACACCCTGCGCGAACAGCGGGTGTATCAATCCGTGGTGGAGACGGCTCGCGCCGTCGGCGCGGGGCTAGAGCATGACCGCAACACCGTCGAAGGCGGACTGCGCGTGCTGGCCGCCTCCGAGGAGTTGCGCCATGTCGACCTTGCCGGTCTGAGCGGCCGTATGGTGCAGATCATGAGTCTGCAGGGCGTCGATGGTTTTGTGCTGGCCGATGGGGCGGGGCGGATACTGCTGAACGTGGGCGATGCTCACTGCGCCACGCGCATCCCTGACACCTTGCTGGCCGCACGCTTGCGCCCGGAAGCCGTGGCGGTCTCCGGTGTGCAGTCCGGTGCTCGGGCAGGCCAGGCATGTCTGCTCATGGGCCTGCCGGTGCGTCTGGGCGAATCCGCCGATCACGCCCTCTACGCCAAGGTACGCTCGGACCGCCTGAGCCAGGCCTTGCGGCGTTATCCGTTGATCTCTGGCTGGGTGGTTGCCGTGCTCGACGATAGCGGACATATCGTTGCGCGCTCGCGCGATGAACTCAATCACGTCGGCAGTGCGTCCACACCAAGCCTGATGCAAGCCGTCAGCGAAGGAACCGAAGGCATACTGCATACGATGACGCGCGATGGCGTGGACGTATTGACGGCCTTTACGCGCATACCGGGTGGATCGGTGGCCGTGGGTGCGCCGTCGGCCACGCTGCGCTCGGGGCTGTACCGCTCCATGTCGCTGGCCATGGTCTCTGGCTTGCTGGTGCTGGTCGCGGCCCTGATGGTGGCCTATGCGCTGGCCCGTTCCATCACCCGGTCGGTGAGGGCCCTGATCACGCCGGCCGAAGCCTTGGGGCGGGGGGCGCCGGTCTGGGTGCCCGAGACTTCCTTTCGCGAGACCGAGGAGCTGGCAGCCGCGCTGGTGCATGCGGCCCGGACCTTGACCCGCGCACGCGAGCAGGCCTATCACGACCCGCTCACCGGGTTGAACAACCGGCTTCTGTTTCGCGAGTTGGCGCAGTTGACGATGCGTACCGCGCAACGCGAGAAGCGCCCCTTGGCCCTGTTGATGCTCGATCTGGATGGCTTCAAGGCCGTCAACGACCAGCATGGCCATGCCGCAGGCGACAGTGTGCTCAAGCAGGCGGCCCGGCGCATGACCGAAACCGTGCGCGGCAGCGATGTCGTCGCGCGCCTGGGTGGCGACGAGTTCGTCGTGCTGCTGCCGGGCGCGGATGCGCTGGCCGCCGAGCGGGTGGCGAGTCTGCTGATCGCCGTGCTGTCATATCCTTTTGCCGGTGTCAGCGCGTCCATTGGCGTATCGGTCGGCATCGCGCTCTTTCCGCAGGATGGTGCGACGCTGGATGTGTTGCTCGACCGGGCCGATCGTGCGCTGTACGAGGCCAAGCGGGCGGGACGCTCCTGCTATCGCGGCGCGCAAGCCAGAGAAGCGCTCGCGGGTGTGGCGGCGGAGTGA
- a CDS encoding ABC transporter family protein — MLRQIAFRNIIPFTLTLMHGMACDAFHRVQRLSSDWHANSFAGSTVRKITRGIWAVDLLNDTLLTALLPSVVMLVGATVLLGVSWPLMGLVVGLGALLYIGVAVVMALRYVAPAARLSNAWDTRMGGALADAVSCNAVVKAFGAESREETRFEGVLAKWRARTRRSWLRVTLNGGLQGVMMTAMQAAMLGVSLYLWINEKASVGDITFAMTMFFVLKGYLREVGMNLRNLQRSINDMEELVMLDTQPLGVEDRQGTRAIKVADGEIRFEHVTFRYGAQQKPLYEDFSIRIAPGERIGLVGHSGSGKTTFIKLIQRLHDLDSGRITIDGQDIALVRQASLRRQIAIVQQEPILFHRTLAENIAYARPDASRAEVEEAARQASAHDFIMALPKGYETLVGERGVKLSGGERQRVAIARAFLADAPILILDEATSSLDSESEVLIQAVMTRLMQGRTTLVVAHRLSTVRALDRLLVMDHGKVVEAGSHEALIRREGGIYRRLFERQALALTEGLDEALPRG; from the coding sequence TTGCTGCGCCAGATCGCGTTTCGCAACATCATTCCGTTTACGCTGACCTTGATGCACGGCATGGCGTGCGACGCCTTTCACCGAGTCCAACGCCTGTCGTCGGACTGGCATGCCAACAGCTTTGCCGGTTCGACGGTACGCAAGATCACACGGGGCATCTGGGCTGTCGACCTGCTCAATGACACCCTGCTGACGGCACTGCTGCCGTCAGTGGTCATGCTGGTGGGGGCGACCGTGCTGCTCGGGGTGAGCTGGCCGCTGATGGGGTTGGTGGTGGGTCTGGGTGCGCTGCTCTACATCGGGGTGGCGGTCGTCATGGCGCTGCGCTACGTCGCTCCGGCTGCCCGGCTGTCCAACGCCTGGGATACGCGCATGGGCGGGGCACTGGCCGATGCGGTCAGCTGCAATGCCGTGGTCAAGGCCTTTGGCGCCGAGTCGCGTGAAGAAACCCGCTTCGAAGGTGTGCTGGCCAAGTGGCGTGCGCGTACGCGCCGCTCCTGGTTGCGAGTCACGCTCAACGGCGGGCTGCAGGGCGTGATGATGACGGCCATGCAGGCCGCCATGCTCGGGGTGTCGCTCTACCTTTGGATCAACGAGAAAGCCAGCGTGGGAGATATCACCTTTGCGATGACGATGTTCTTCGTCCTCAAGGGCTATCTTCGCGAAGTCGGCATGAACCTGCGCAACCTGCAGCGTTCGATCAATGACATGGAAGAGTTGGTCATGCTCGATACGCAGCCGCTGGGTGTGGAAGACCGGCAGGGCACGCGGGCCATCAAGGTGGCCGACGGCGAGATCCGGTTTGAACACGTCACCTTCCGCTATGGGGCGCAGCAAAAGCCGTTGTATGAAGACTTCTCGATTCGCATCGCGCCGGGCGAGCGTATCGGCCTGGTGGGGCATTCGGGGTCGGGCAAGACGACCTTCATCAAACTCATCCAGCGCCTGCACGACCTCGACAGCGGCCGCATCACCATCGATGGGCAGGACATTGCTCTGGTGCGCCAGGCCTCGCTCAGGCGGCAGATCGCCATCGTGCAGCAGGAGCCGATTCTGTTTCATCGCACGCTAGCCGAGAACATCGCCTATGCCCGTCCCGATGCGTCGCGGGCGGAGGTCGAGGAGGCCGCCCGCCAGGCCAGCGCGCACGATTTCATCATGGCCTTGCCCAAGGGATATGAGACGCTGGTGGGCGAGCGCGGCGTCAAACTTTCCGGCGGCGAGCGCCAGCGGGTGGCGATTGCACGCGCTTTCCTGGCCGATGCGCCCATCCTCATCCTGGATGAGGCGACCTCCAGTCTGGACAGCGAAAGCGAGGTCCTGATCCAGGCCGTCATGACACGGCTGATGCAGGGCCGCACGACATTGGTCGTCGCGCATCGGTTATCGACCGTGCGCGCCCTGGACCGGTTGCTGGTGATGGATCACGGCAAGGTCGTCGAAGCGGGCAGCCACGAGGCACTCATCCGCCGCGAGGGGGGCATTTACCGGCGTCTTTTCGAGCGGCAGGCGCTGGCGCTGACCGAGGGGCTTGACGAGGCGCTGCCCCGAGGGTGA
- a CDS encoding putative membrane protein codes for MLVFTLRRWVKQSWRLSVVAAMALLSAGADVLTPMYAGRLVDALVSGSPGEQAVWHAALTAFWMLVALGGAAPCCARSRFATSFRLR; via the coding sequence GTGCTGGTTTTCACGCTGCGCCGCTGGGTCAAACAGTCCTGGCGCCTGAGCGTGGTGGCCGCAATGGCGTTGCTCTCGGCGGGGGCCGATGTGCTCACGCCGATGTACGCCGGGCGGCTGGTGGATGCGCTGGTGTCCGGCTCGCCGGGTGAGCAAGCGGTCTGGCATGCCGCGCTGACGGCCTTCTGGATGCTGGTGGCGCTGGGGGGGGCGGCACCTTGCTGCGCCAGATCGCGTTTCGCAACATCATTCCGTTTACGCTGA
- a CDS encoding marR family protein, whose protein sequence is MLRVHGVPLRQGVLADEIGVEGASLVRVIDALETAGLIERLADPEDRRARCVTLSAAGQAKAADIAHIVDRVRADVVNGIDPAELRIAERVLRAIQQRLETLNTSDSQA, encoded by the coding sequence GTGCTGCGCGTGCACGGCGTGCCGCTGCGCCAGGGTGTTCTGGCCGACGAGATAGGCGTCGAGGGCGCGTCATTGGTCCGGGTGATCGACGCGCTGGAGACGGCCGGCCTGATCGAGCGGTTGGCCGATCCCGAAGACCGGCGCGCCCGCTGCGTCACCTTGTCGGCTGCCGGCCAGGCCAAGGCGGCGGACATCGCCCACATCGTCGACCGGGTGCGCGCCGACGTCGTCAACGGGATCGATCCGGCCGAACTGCGCATCGCCGAACGCGTGTTGCGGGCCATACAGCAGCGGCTCGAAACCCTCAACACCTCAGACTCCCAGGCATGA
- a CDS encoding fusaric acid resistance family protein — MIAKIFTYRPTLSDAIFSSKNFIASMLALYLSLCLDFQRPGWAMATAYIIAHPLSGALTSKAIYRVIGTWLGAAVAVLLVPRLVNAPALMSGTLALWVGLCLYVSMLDRRPRSYIFMLAGYTAAIVGFSSATEPLAVFDTALARCEEITLGILCATLVSHLILPRHVGGLIAARIEGWLRDSATLLIDSLHGPQGHKRMPHDMQNLAAGVAELRTFFVHLAYEKPQLRGGEGALRILHDRMSLMLPVIGAISDRVTALTTLAAGTCPDDIARLTGLLQRWLRPPTHDDDAANLHRLRVAIGQLRSSAQMTRSPPGTQAWEAILRTSLAMRLDRLIELRQDAHDLWRHIERGDVPRRRVARRLPTAELRDHGVALRCGVAKARLRKAEPLSVSKRWMVTPRRW, encoded by the coding sequence ATGATCGCGAAGATCTTCACCTACCGCCCCACCCTGAGCGATGCCATCTTCTCGAGCAAGAATTTCATTGCGTCCATGCTGGCGCTCTACCTGTCGCTGTGCCTGGACTTTCAGCGTCCCGGCTGGGCCATGGCCACGGCCTACATCATTGCTCATCCGTTGTCCGGCGCGCTGACGTCCAAGGCCATCTACCGTGTCATCGGCACATGGTTGGGCGCAGCCGTTGCGGTACTGCTCGTGCCGAGGCTGGTCAATGCGCCGGCGCTCATGTCCGGCACCCTGGCGTTGTGGGTGGGTCTGTGCCTGTATGTCTCCATGCTGGACAGGCGCCCGCGCAGCTACATCTTCATGCTGGCCGGCTACACGGCAGCCATTGTCGGTTTTTCGAGCGCGACCGAACCCCTCGCGGTCTTTGATACGGCACTGGCGCGCTGCGAAGAAATCACCCTGGGGATTCTGTGCGCGACGCTGGTCAGCCATCTGATTCTGCCGCGCCATGTCGGCGGGCTGATCGCAGCGCGCATCGAAGGCTGGTTGCGTGACTCGGCCACCTTGCTGATCGACAGCCTGCATGGCCCTCAAGGCCACAAGCGCATGCCGCACGACATGCAGAACCTGGCCGCCGGGGTGGCGGAGCTGCGTACCTTCTTCGTTCACCTGGCCTATGAGAAACCTCAGTTGCGCGGGGGCGAAGGCGCGTTGCGCATCCTGCATGACCGCATGTCATTGATGCTGCCGGTCATCGGCGCCATCTCCGACCGCGTCACCGCGCTCACCACGCTAGCCGCAGGGACCTGCCCCGATGACATTGCCCGCCTGACCGGCCTACTGCAGCGGTGGCTGCGTCCGCCGACGCACGACGATGATGCGGCCAATCTGCACCGCTTGCGCGTGGCCATCGGCCAACTGCGCAGCAGTGCACAGATGACCCGCTCGCCGCCCGGCACGCAGGCCTGGGAGGCCATTCTTCGTACCAGCCTGGCCATGCGCCTGGACCGGCTCATCGAACTGCGCCAGGACGCGCATGATCTCTGGCGTCATATCGAGCGCGGCGACGTGCCGCGGCGCCGCGTCGCTCGCCGCCTGCCAACCGCGGAACTGCGCGACCATGGCGTGGCCTTGCGCTGCGGCGTGGCGAAGGCGCGGCTGCGAAAGGCCGAGCCATTGTCGGTGAGCAAGCGCTGGATGGTCACGCCCAGGCGCTGGTAG
- a CDS encoding flavin reductase like domain protein, translating into MPSHFQVVALEHASRLINHGPTVLITTRHGAVRNIMAAAWSMPVEFTPPRISVVIDKHTYTRELMQASGHFGLLIPGAKAADLTYAVGSVSGRDGDKFVRCGVEPLSGPALGLPLLEDGMAAWMECRWIPETHTEDAYDTCFAEVVSAAADSRIFAGGHWNFSQDNRDLHTLHHLGGGAFAIAGTPIQAQAR; encoded by the coding sequence ATGCCCTCTCATTTTCAAGTGGTGGCGCTCGAGCATGCCAGCCGCCTCATCAATCATGGTCCGACGGTGCTGATCACCACGCGTCATGGCGCCGTGCGCAATATCATGGCCGCGGCCTGGTCCATGCCGGTGGAATTCACGCCGCCGCGCATTTCGGTGGTGATAGACAAGCACACCTATACGCGTGAGCTGATGCAGGCCAGCGGCCATTTCGGACTGCTGATCCCGGGCGCCAAGGCGGCCGATCTGACCTATGCCGTGGGGAGCGTGTCTGGCCGCGACGGTGACAAATTCGTGCGCTGCGGTGTCGAACCCCTGAGCGGTCCGGCGCTGGGCCTGCCCTTGCTGGAAGACGGCATGGCCGCCTGGATGGAGTGCCGCTGGATCCCCGAGACGCATACCGAAGACGCTTACGACACCTGCTTTGCCGAGGTCGTGAGCGCGGCGGCAGACAGCCGCATTTTTGCCGGCGGGCATTGGAATTTCAGTCAGGACAACCGCGATCTGCATACGCTGCATCATCTCGGTGGGGGCGCCTTCGCCATAGCCGGCACCCCCATCCAGGCGCAGGCGCGCTGA
- a CDS encoding CBS domain protein (overlaps another CDS with the same product name), which produces MPVRFAHWLRAFAPAPVGASLREKCYGALGALLGLLCTAWIARLALGQASPWFIPPMGASAVLLFAVPASPLAQPWSILGGNVVSALIGVVCARYIPDVALAAAAAGGLAIAAMFALRCLHPPGGAVALTAVLGGPAVSQLGFGFAIWPVGINSLALLCVAVMFNGLLKRPYPKRTHDTPSPHATRNPLPSERLGFSADDLRQTLDSHEGLLDISPDDIQDIILAAEARAAARRHATVQCADIMSRDIVRLSPQDTLDHAQALMRHHRLHTLPVVDPPPVPTWACCMSMPPRRARRQAARWSIASVAMAPSPPKTCRRSPWRAPWPTGCMACRCWTTMGS; this is translated from the coding sequence TTGCCCGTCCGCTTTGCCCATTGGTTACGCGCCTTTGCCCCGGCTCCCGTCGGAGCCAGCCTGCGAGAAAAATGCTATGGCGCCCTGGGTGCGCTGCTTGGACTGTTATGCACCGCATGGATAGCCCGCCTGGCGCTGGGCCAGGCCAGCCCCTGGTTCATCCCGCCCATGGGCGCCTCGGCCGTATTGCTCTTTGCCGTGCCGGCCAGCCCGCTGGCGCAACCCTGGTCGATCCTGGGCGGCAACGTTGTCTCGGCCCTGATAGGCGTGGTCTGCGCCCGCTATATCCCTGATGTCGCGCTGGCCGCGGCCGCCGCGGGAGGGCTGGCCATTGCCGCCATGTTTGCCTTGCGTTGCCTGCACCCGCCCGGCGGCGCCGTGGCCCTGACAGCCGTGCTCGGCGGCCCTGCCGTGAGCCAACTGGGGTTTGGCTTTGCGATCTGGCCAGTCGGCATCAATTCGCTGGCGCTGCTGTGCGTGGCCGTGATGTTCAATGGCCTGCTCAAACGCCCTTACCCCAAACGAACGCACGATACCCCCTCGCCGCATGCGACCCGCAACCCACTGCCCAGTGAACGCCTGGGATTTTCGGCCGACGACCTGCGGCAGACGCTGGATTCGCACGAAGGCCTGCTGGATATCAGCCCCGACGATATCCAGGACATCATCCTGGCCGCCGAGGCCCGCGCCGCCGCACGCCGGCATGCCACGGTGCAATGCGCCGATATCATGTCGCGCGACATCGTGCGCCTGTCGCCGCAGGACACGCTGGACCATGCCCAGGCGTTGATGCGCCACCACCGCCTGCACACCCTGCCGGTGGTCGACCCGCCACCGGTGCCTACCTGGGCATGTTGCATGAGCATGCCGCCCAGGCGGGCCAGGCGGCAGGCCGCGCGCTGGTCGATTGCCTCAGTCGCGATGGCGCCTTCGCCACCGAAGACCTGCCGGCGGTCACCCTGGCGCGCCCCATGGCCGACGGGTTGCATGGCGTGCCGGTGCTGGACCACGATGGGCAGCTAA
- a CDS encoding CBS domain protein (overlaps another CDS with the same product name), with translation MPVLDHDGQLKGVVTQSDLIAALYQITLNQEEIRPSAT, from the coding sequence GTGCCGGTGCTGGACCACGATGGGCAGCTAAAGGGGGTGGTCACGCAATCCGACCTCATTGCCGCCTTGTATCAGATCACCCTGAACCAGGAAGAAATACGGCCGTCCGCAACCTAA
- a CDS encoding aminotransferase class IV family protein, with protein sequence MNVFFVFADGSLQTPPLTGTILPGITRDSLITLARDLGMTVREEPYAIDQWEADAKSGKLVESFACGTAAVVTPIGQVKGRQHGFTIGSGAVGEITVRLKAALEDIQRGRSEDKHGWLHKVA encoded by the coding sequence ATGAATGTCTTTTTCGTCTTTGCCGACGGTTCGCTGCAGACCCCGCCGCTGACCGGCACCATCTTGCCCGGCATAACCCGTGACTCGCTGATCACCCTGGCGCGCGATCTGGGCATGACAGTGCGCGAAGAGCCGTATGCCATCGACCAGTGGGAGGCCGATGCCAAGAGCGGCAAGCTGGTCGAGTCGTTTGCCTGCGGGACCGCGGCGGTGGTCACCCCGATCGGCCAGGTCAAGGGCCGCCAGCACGGCTTTACCATCGGTTCCGGGGCGGTGGGCGAGATCACGGTGCGTCTAAAAGCCGCGCTCGAGGATATCCAGCGCGGCCGCAGCGAGGACAAGCACGGCTGGCTGCATAAAGTCGCCTGA
- a CDS encoding putative branched-chain-amino-acid aminotransferase translates to MSQDKPEFLLERHPSPVAPAERERLLQDPGFGRIFTDHMATVRYNADRGWHDAKIEARADLRLNPSTLVLHYAQEIFEGLKAYRLPDGSATLFRPQANARRFRNSAARLAMAELPEAVFVESVEQLVRLERDWIPSADGASLYLRPFMIATEVALGTKPSADYLYAVIASPVGAYFKGAVRPSRSGCRITTRAPRPAAPVRPSAAAITPPACRPRPKARAKDATRWCSSMRSSAAGSRSWVA, encoded by the coding sequence ATGAGTCAAGACAAACCCGAGTTCCTGCTTGAGCGCCACCCGAGTCCGGTGGCGCCCGCCGAACGTGAGCGCCTGCTCCAGGATCCGGGATTTGGCCGGATCTTCACCGATCATATGGCCACCGTGCGCTATAACGCGGACCGCGGCTGGCATGATGCCAAGATCGAGGCGCGCGCCGATCTGCGCCTGAATCCGTCGACGCTGGTGCTGCACTACGCGCAGGAGATTTTCGAAGGCCTCAAGGCCTATCGCCTGCCCGATGGCAGCGCCACGCTGTTTCGCCCCCAAGCCAATGCACGGCGCTTCCGCAACTCGGCGGCCCGTCTGGCGATGGCCGAGCTGCCCGAAGCCGTCTTCGTCGAGTCGGTCGAACAGTTGGTGCGCTTAGAGCGCGACTGGATTCCGTCGGCCGATGGGGCTTCGCTCTATCTGCGCCCTTTCATGATCGCCACCGAAGTCGCGCTGGGCACCAAGCCGTCCGCCGATTATCTGTACGCCGTCATCGCCTCACCGGTGGGCGCCTATTTCAAGGGGGCGGTTCGGCCGTCACGATCTGGGTGTCGGATAACTACACGCGCGCCGCGCCCGGCGGCACCGGTGCGGCCAAGTGCGGCGGCAATTACGCCGCCAGCCTGCAGGCCCAGGCCGAAGGCGCGCGCCAAGGATGCGACCAGGTGGTGTTCCTCGATGCGGTCGAGCGCCGCTGGGTCGAGGAGCTGGGTGGCATGA
- a CDS encoding drug resistance transporter, Bcr/CflA subfamily protein, with product MLAVFTFSGTLAMHIFVPALAMAGKDLGASNASMQMTVSLYILGLAGGQLVYGPLSDRFGCRPVLMGGLFIYTLAGLAAALAPDAHALIAARLFQALGGCAGLVLARAIVRDTAADSSAAKRLALMNMMVMISPALAPLLGSFLAATLGWRSILVVLCLLGVANLLLAWRKLPETLPQTAALTPSRLLRDYRALFRSPRFVGYTLGGGCATTSMYAFVASAPFIFIDQLHRPEHEVGVYLAILVSGVWLGNAICGRLLNTVPIDRLLMGGNLLSAISVLPLLVCVLGGVMNTTLTMGLMFVFCVGAGACSPAALTLAMSVNPQVIGSASGLYGCTQMAIGAICTSLAGLGSSPLRAAVLVIAVACVLSQFALRMAQSSRDPAPAAS from the coding sequence ATGCTGGCGGTGTTTACGTTCAGCGGCACGCTGGCCATGCATATCTTCGTGCCCGCGTTGGCGATGGCGGGTAAGGATCTGGGCGCGAGCAATGCGTCCATGCAGATGACGGTCAGTCTTTACATCCTGGGCCTGGCCGGCGGGCAGTTGGTCTACGGCCCGCTGTCGGATCGGTTTGGGTGCCGCCCTGTCCTGATGGGCGGCTTGTTCATCTATACGCTGGCGGGCCTGGCGGCGGCGCTGGCCCCGGACGCCCATGCGCTGATCGCCGCGCGGCTGTTCCAGGCCTTGGGAGGCTGCGCCGGCCTAGTGCTGGCGCGCGCCATCGTGCGCGACACGGCCGCCGACAGTTCGGCTGCCAAGCGGCTTGCGCTCATGAACATGATGGTCATGATCTCGCCCGCCCTGGCGCCCTTGCTGGGCAGCTTTCTGGCCGCCACGCTGGGTTGGCGTTCCATTCTGGTGGTGCTGTGCCTGCTGGGCGTGGCCAATCTGTTGCTGGCCTGGCGCAAATTGCCCGAGACGCTGCCGCAGACCGCGGCCCTGACGCCATCCCGATTGCTGCGTGACTACCGCGCGCTGTTTCGTTCACCGCGTTTCGTGGGCTATACCCTGGGCGGCGGTTGCGCGACGACCTCCATGTACGCCTTCGTGGCGAGCGCGCCGTTCATCTTCATCGATCAGTTGCATCGCCCCGAGCATGAGGTCGGGGTCTACCTGGCGATTCTGGTCTCCGGGGTATGGCTGGGCAATGCGATCTGCGGGCGCTTGCTGAACACCGTTCCGATCGACCGCCTGCTGATGGGCGGCAATCTGCTGAGCGCCATCAGTGTGCTCCCCCTGCTGGTCTGCGTGCTGGGCGGCGTGATGAACACCACATTGACCATGGGGCTGATGTTTGTGTTTTGCGTCGGCGCAGGAGCCTGTTCGCCGGCAGCGCTGACGCTTGCCATGAGCGTCAACCCGCAGGTCATCGGTTCGGCGTCGGGGCTCTACGGCTGCACTCAGATGGCCATCGGGGCAATCTGCACTAGCCTGGCTGGCCTGGGTTCGTCGCCGTTGCGCGCGGCCGTGCTGGTGATCGCCGTCGCCTGCGTGCTGTCGCAGTTTGCGTTGCGTATGGCGCAGTCGTCTCGCGATCCCGCGCCCGCCGCGTCCTGA
- a CDS encoding marR family protein, with protein sequence MSMPDSTSAAVRFGPLLAQAARSWRRAADRRLVPFGLTEATWLPLLRVSRAGHPMRQKDLAASLGLDGSSIVRVLDALEASGLLARQPDPEDRRAKALVLTPAGQAVVEQVEAVARQVREAALADLPDEEVLRACALLDLICQRLDGEGESA encoded by the coding sequence TTGTCCATGCCGGATTCCACCTCGGCAGCCGTCCGTTTCGGGCCGCTGCTTGCCCAGGCCGCGCGCAGCTGGCGCCGTGCCGCCGATCGCCGTCTCGTCCCGTTCGGATTGACCGAAGCCACCTGGCTGCCCTTGTTGCGCGTCTCGCGCGCCGGCCATCCCATGCGCCAGAAAGACTTGGCCGCCTCGTTGGGGCTGGATGGCTCTTCCATCGTCAGGGTGCTGGATGCGCTCGAAGCCAGCGGTCTGCTGGCGCGGCAGCCGGATCCCGAGGATCGGCGCGCCAAGGCGCTGGTGCTCACGCCCGCTGGGCAGGCGGTGGTCGAGCAGGTGGAGGCCGTCGCCCGGCAGGTGCGCGAGGCCGCGCTGGCCGACCTGCCCGATGAGGAGGTGCTGCGCGCCTGCGCGCTGCTCGATCTCATCTGCCAGCGGCTCGATGGCGAGGGAGAAAGCGCGTGA
- a CDS encoding alpha/beta hydrolase family protein, with translation MSLHLADVGSFYAGGEQVRLQGQPVRDIQFTRTAAYSYDPNGLYHFGQAYVQYFIPQRRVQPLPLVLLHGGGMTGSMWEQTPDGRPGWLRHFLQQGHAVYVVDNVERGRAGWAPFTDVWPDAPIMRTAEESWSLFRFGRADDYAQRRPFPGQRFPVQAFDAFIRHAVPRWLGNNDAALAAFCAVLDRVGPCLVLAHSHGGEVAYRALHERADLVRGLIGIEPSGFSADVRADCVADKRFLFVYGDYLDATPLWAQLSASGLAYAARLSGQGARVQTWKLADMGIAGNSHMLMMDDNSDALAQRIGEWIMQA, from the coding sequence GTGAGTCTGCATCTGGCCGATGTCGGCAGTTTCTATGCCGGCGGTGAGCAGGTCCGGCTGCAGGGCCAGCCCGTGCGCGACATTCAGTTCACGCGCACGGCGGCGTACTCCTACGACCCCAACGGCCTGTATCACTTCGGCCAGGCCTATGTGCAGTATTTCATCCCCCAGCGGCGGGTGCAGCCCTTGCCGCTGGTGCTGTTGCATGGTGGCGGCATGACCGGCAGCATGTGGGAGCAGACGCCGGACGGCCGGCCCGGATGGCTGCGGCACTTCCTGCAGCAAGGCCACGCGGTCTATGTGGTGGACAACGTCGAACGCGGCCGCGCCGGGTGGGCACCGTTTACGGACGTCTGGCCCGACGCGCCCATCATGCGCACGGCCGAAGAAAGCTGGTCGTTGTTTCGTTTCGGCCGCGCCGACGATTACGCCCAGCGGCGGCCGTTCCCGGGCCAACGGTTTCCGGTGCAGGCGTTCGACGCCTTCATCCGGCACGCCGTGCCGCGCTGGCTCGGCAATAACGACGCCGCGCTGGCGGCTTTTTGCGCCGTACTGGATCGGGTGGGGCCCTGCCTGGTCCTGGCCCACAGCCACGGCGGTGAGGTCGCCTATCGGGCCTTGCACGAGCGTGCCGACCTGGTGCGAGGGCTCATTGGCATCGAACCCTCGGGGTTTTCCGCCGACGTGCGTGCCGACTGCGTGGCGGACAAACGCTTTCTGTTCGTCTATGGCGATTACCTCGACGCCACGCCGTTGTGGGCGCAATTGAGTGCCAGCGGTCTGGCGTATGCCGCCCGCCTGAGCGGGCAGGGCGCACGGGTTCAGACCTGGAAGCTGGCCGATATGGGCATCGCCGGCAACTCGCACATGCTCATGATGGATGACAACAGCGACGCGCTGGCCCAGCGTATCGGTGAGTGGATCATGCAAGCATAG